Proteins encoded within one genomic window of Triticum aestivum cultivar Chinese Spring chromosome 2D, IWGSC CS RefSeq v2.1, whole genome shotgun sequence:
- the LOC123052531 gene encoding WAT1-related protein At5g64700, with amino-acid sequence MGGAGGAKAYGAVVLIRVMYSGMHIMSKIALDQGMNPFVFVFYRHTTAALVLIPIAFALERQKTKPVTLKIAGKMFVHALYGVTACGVLFNLGLNYASATSSSALYNVQPVVTFILAVIIGMESMKLKKLHGNLKVAGILCCVAGVTVLAFYEGPMFRSFNHHRLFQHGSSSSSSGAGTYSKNQWVFGIFLMTLSNILAGLWTVLQGPLIEDTSKLMNTTLQISCASVQAFVVAVAAERDFSKWKIGWNISLAAIIYSGVIVTALSYYMQMWTIAKRGPVFLAMSMPLTLIFTIIISSFVLGEAVSLGSIIAGILLIGGLYNVLWGKSMERKDDDTNKMGGGKPAVELQDKEQARVPDDAAAKV; translated from the exons ATGGGTGGTGCCGGCGGCGCCAAGGCTTACGGCGCGGTGGTTCTCATCAGGGTCATGTACTCCGGCATGCACATCATGAGCAAGATTGCGCTGGATCAGGGCATGAACCCCTTCGTCTTCGTCTTCTACCGGCATACCACCGCCGCCCTGGTGCTCATCCCTATCGCTTTTGCTCTGGAGAG GCAAAAGACTAAACCTGTGACGTTGAAGATTGCAGGGAAGATGTTCGTGCACGCCTTGTATGG GGTAACAGCATGTGGCGTCTTATTTAACCTTGGGCTCAACTATGCGTCCGCGACATCATCGTCGGCGTTGTACAATGTTCAACCCGTGGTTACCTTCATTCTGGCGGTCATAATTGG GATGGAGTCTATGAAGCTGAAGAAGCTCCATGGCAACCTAAAAGTGGCAGGCATTCTCTGCTGCGTCGCCGGCGTCACGGTGCTGGCCTTCTACGAGGGGCCAATGTTCAGATCTTTCAACCATCACCGGCTCTTCCAgcacggcagcagcagcagctcctccGGAGCAGGCACCTACTCCAAGAACCAGTGGGTATTTGGGATTTTCCTCATGACACTCTCCAACATTTTAGCAGGCTTGTGGACCGTGCTTCAG GGGCCACTGATAGAGGACACTTCCAAGCTTATGAATACCACGCTACAGATCTCGTGCGCGTCGGTTCAGGCCTTCGTGGTGGCTGTCGCCGCAGAGAGGGATTTCTCCAAGTGGAAGATCGGCTGGAATATTAGCCTCGCCGCTATCATCTACAGC GGCGTGATCGTCACCGCGCTTTCGTACTACATGCAAATGTGGACGATCGCCAAGAGGGGGCCGGTGTTCCTCGCCATGTCCATGCCACTCACTCTGATCTTCACAATCATCATATCTTCGTTCGTTTTAGGAGAGGCAGTTAGCCTAGGAAG TATAATTGCTGGGATACTGCTGATTGGAGGCCTGTACAACGTCCTGTGGGGGAAAAGCATGGAGAGAAAAGACGACGACACGAACAAGATGGGTGGCGGTAAACCTGCCGTGGAGCTGCAAGACAAGGAGCAGGCCCGAGTGCCGGATGATGCGGCGGCAAAGGTCTGA